Proteins encoded in a region of the candidate division TA06 bacterium B3_TA06 genome:
- the otsB gene encoding trehalose-phosphatase: MSQKDELLNRIKSSSGLLLLFDFDGTLVDIAPTPDSVIPPPELKIVLRQLLERPMTNVAILSGRSLSELQEFIPSTIPVALAGCHGCELQMPGELEQSILDDEAIQQDLDVFATSLEELADWPGIIIEHKGCAVAMHYRLADETTVEHAYEEFYSKAEALESYEEMEIVEGKEVVELRPSGMNKGIAVSFLVENFCPSDNALIVYFGDDTTDRDGFAALPEGALRVAVGEKLADQADYVFSSPAELLELIRGLLQ, from the coding sequence ATGAGCCAGAAGGATGAGTTGTTGAATCGCATTAAGTCTTCTTCAGGGCTTTTGTTGCTTTTTGATTTTGACGGGACCCTTGTTGATATAGCCCCGACACCTGATTCGGTTATCCCTCCGCCTGAGTTAAAGATAGTCCTGCGACAGCTTTTAGAGCGTCCCATGACTAACGTGGCGATCCTCAGCGGAAGAAGCCTTTCAGAGCTGCAGGAGTTTATTCCATCTACAATCCCTGTTGCGCTTGCCGGATGTCATGGGTGCGAGCTTCAGATGCCTGGAGAGCTTGAACAGTCCATACTTGATGATGAAGCGATTCAGCAAGATTTAGATGTTTTTGCGACAAGCCTTGAAGAGCTCGCGGACTGGCCAGGCATAATTATCGAGCACAAAGGATGTGCCGTTGCCATGCACTACCGCCTCGCCGATGAAACGACGGTAGAGCACGCCTACGAGGAGTTTTACTCTAAAGCCGAAGCTCTTGAGAGCTACGAGGAGATGGAGATCGTCGAAGGCAAGGAGGTTGTGGAGCTGCGTCCTTCAGGCATGAACAAGGGGATTGCGGTCTCCTTCCTTGTCGAAAACTTTTGTCCCTCAGACAACGCGCTGATCGTCTACTTTGGTGACGACACCACCGACCGTGATGGTTTTGCAGCGTTGCCTGAGGGTGCACTTCGAGTAGCGGTGGGGGAGAAGCTGGCCGATCAAG